A genomic stretch from Sphingomonas sp. HDW15A includes:
- a CDS encoding PA0069 family radical SAM protein, whose protein sequence is MSVESNHGRGATRNATPSRFNLKQHLVDGDWLDQVDALDGVAPRRTTVTIEKPKSILTRNSSPDIGFDRSVNAYRGCEHGCIYCFARPTHAYHDLSPGVDFESRLFVKPDAAKLLHAALSRPGYECAPIAMGTNTDPYQPIEERWRVTRSVIELLLETRHPFTITTKSDRVLRDLDLLVPAAKLGIASVAISVTSLESQTARLMEPRASAPRKRLEAVRTLNESGVPCHVAIAPVVPQITDHELDHLVEAAADAKARGAFYLPVRLPHEVAPLFRDWLEQHFPDRAGKVMATIHSLRGGKDNDPNFFSRMRGQGAWAELLKTRFEKAIRRYGVPQSKFPLRRDLFEQPAGAQMRLL, encoded by the coding sequence ATGTCTGTCGAGTCGAACCACGGGCGCGGAGCTACGCGCAATGCCACGCCGTCGCGCTTCAACCTGAAGCAGCACTTGGTCGACGGCGACTGGCTCGACCAGGTGGATGCGCTCGACGGGGTCGCGCCGCGCCGGACCACCGTAACCATCGAAAAACCCAAGAGCATACTCACCCGCAACAGCTCGCCGGACATCGGCTTCGACCGTTCGGTCAACGCCTATCGCGGCTGCGAGCACGGCTGCATCTATTGCTTTGCGCGGCCTACCCACGCCTATCACGACCTGTCGCCGGGCGTGGATTTCGAAAGCCGGCTTTTCGTGAAGCCGGATGCCGCCAAGCTGCTGCACGCGGCGCTATCGCGGCCGGGCTACGAATGCGCGCCGATCGCGATGGGTACAAACACCGATCCCTATCAGCCGATCGAGGAGCGCTGGCGCGTCACTCGGTCGGTTATCGAGCTTCTGCTTGAGACCCGGCACCCCTTCACGATCACCACCAAGTCCGACCGGGTGCTTCGCGATCTCGACCTGCTGGTCCCCGCCGCGAAGCTCGGGATCGCGTCGGTCGCGATTTCCGTGACGTCGCTCGAATCGCAAACGGCACGGCTGATGGAGCCCCGCGCCTCCGCCCCTCGCAAGCGCCTGGAAGCGGTGCGAACGCTCAACGAGTCCGGCGTCCCCTGTCATGTCGCGATTGCGCCAGTCGTGCCGCAGATCACCGACCATGAGCTCGATCACCTGGTCGAGGCCGCTGCAGATGCGAAGGCGCGCGGCGCATTCTATCTTCCGGTCCGCCTTCCGCACGAGGTGGCGCCCCTGTTCCGCGACTGGCTGGAACAGCATTTCCCGGATCGTGCCGGCAAGGTCATGGCGACGATTCATTCGCTGCGCGGCGGAAAGGATAATGATCCCAACTTCTTCAGCCGGATGCGCGGCCAAGGCGCCTGGGCCGAATTGCTGAAAACGCGATTCGAGAAAGCCATCCGCCGCTACGGCGTTCCCCAGTCGAAATTTCCGCTTCGCCGCGACCTGTTCGAGCAGCCGGCGGGGGCGCAAATGCGGCTTCTGTGA
- a CDS encoding host attachment family protein produces MPLPNNALVLVTDGRKTLFFRNEGDQNQIDLRTEAHDEREDAKDGDMKTDAPGAIGQSAGYSGRVAYEETDFHQLEEDRWAHSAAEEVNKRALANDFDDLVIVAPPKTLGELRKKLHKEAERRVICEIPKEMTGRPIPDIEALIIGATAAQAPSEV; encoded by the coding sequence GTGCCTCTTCCCAACAATGCCCTCGTCCTCGTCACCGACGGCCGCAAGACCCTGTTCTTCCGGAACGAAGGCGACCAGAATCAGATCGACTTGAGGACCGAGGCGCATGACGAGCGCGAAGACGCCAAGGACGGCGACATGAAGACCGATGCTCCCGGGGCGATCGGTCAGTCCGCCGGCTACAGCGGCCGTGTCGCGTACGAAGAGACCGATTTCCACCAGCTCGAAGAAGATCGCTGGGCGCATAGCGCGGCCGAGGAAGTCAACAAGCGGGCGCTCGCCAACGACTTCGATGACCTCGTCATCGTCGCGCCTCCGAAGACCTTGGGCGAGCTTCGCAAGAAGCTCCACAAGGAAGCCGAGCGGCGGGTGATTTGCGAGATTCCCAAGGAGATGACCGGCCGCCCCATTCCCGACATCGAAGCATTGATCATTGGCGCGACCGCCGCCCAGGCGCCGTCCGAGGTCTAG
- a CDS encoding HAMP domain-containing histidine kinase — protein MRFDDRLATVLAQPVAASHDRNVRWRQLVDLVARSTATADRVLLDRAIATIEQDRSAIAEPLRAAAARSIAGAAIPVALLEVFAGDSLAVAAPLLAGGRLEGDALERVRRSASPDVRRFLDTLHPGAPKPAELPEMTLTQVAPDRERAEDSSPGAPAETSIGDVVARLDRLRSERDRDRARSVLPEPVRSDSADTRSVFRWECSPGGEIDWVEGVPRGPLIGRSIAVADPDEGVDDCVERAFSIRAPFRDCVLELGDEGQLAGRWTISGAPAFAANDGRFIGYRGIAQRGEPQEFAAPEPSTAPLPDSHDTLREMIHEIKTPLNAIIGFAEIIDGQYFGPAHRRYRERAAQIVSNARALLEAANDLDFVARIQSAGSTSGQRTDLKTFFPAFTGRILEKAAQHGVQVDIQSGDADGLCALEPTLTERLLARFSDAVLGATAPGEQLMMRVRRAGGQCGIAISRPRSTILATRDDLLDPEFTIGDSDRGLLGLGFSLRLVNGLVELAGGTLDINDQYLTLLLPLVERDQG, from the coding sequence TTGCGCTTCGACGACCGCCTGGCAACGGTGCTTGCACAACCGGTCGCGGCCTCCCACGACCGCAATGTTCGCTGGCGCCAACTGGTCGACCTGGTCGCGCGTTCGACGGCCACCGCCGACAGGGTGCTTCTCGACAGGGCCATCGCGACGATCGAGCAGGACCGCTCCGCCATCGCCGAGCCGCTCCGGGCGGCGGCGGCGCGGTCGATTGCGGGTGCGGCGATCCCTGTGGCTCTTCTGGAAGTCTTCGCCGGGGATTCGCTGGCCGTCGCTGCGCCACTACTGGCCGGGGGCCGTCTTGAAGGCGATGCGCTCGAGCGGGTTCGGCGCTCGGCTTCGCCGGACGTCCGCCGGTTCCTCGACACGCTCCATCCGGGGGCTCCGAAGCCGGCCGAACTGCCGGAGATGACCCTGACGCAAGTCGCTCCCGATCGCGAAAGGGCGGAAGATTCATCGCCCGGTGCGCCGGCGGAAACTTCGATCGGCGATGTCGTCGCCAGGCTCGACCGGCTCCGCAGCGAGCGCGACCGCGATCGGGCGCGGTCCGTCTTGCCCGAGCCGGTGCGGTCGGATTCCGCTGACACGCGCTCCGTCTTTCGGTGGGAGTGCAGCCCGGGCGGCGAGATCGACTGGGTAGAGGGCGTTCCGCGCGGGCCGCTGATCGGCCGCTCGATCGCGGTGGCCGATCCCGACGAGGGGGTCGACGACTGCGTCGAGCGCGCATTTTCCATCCGCGCGCCATTTCGCGACTGCGTCCTCGAGCTAGGGGACGAGGGGCAGTTGGCGGGACGCTGGACGATCAGCGGGGCACCGGCCTTCGCAGCCAACGACGGCCGCTTCATCGGCTATCGCGGAATCGCCCAGCGTGGCGAGCCGCAGGAATTCGCCGCGCCGGAGCCGTCCACGGCCCCGCTTCCGGACAGCCATGACACGCTTCGGGAAATGATCCACGAGATCAAGACGCCGCTCAATGCGATCATCGGATTCGCGGAAATCATCGACGGCCAATATTTCGGCCCCGCGCATCGCCGTTATCGCGAGCGTGCGGCGCAAATCGTCAGCAATGCACGCGCGCTCCTCGAAGCCGCTAACGATCTGGATTTCGTCGCTCGCATTCAATCGGCAGGCTCAACCAGTGGGCAAAGGACCGACCTGAAAACCTTCTTTCCGGCCTTTACCGGCCGAATCCTCGAAAAAGCGGCGCAGCACGGCGTTCAGGTCGATATCCAGTCCGGGGATGCCGATGGCCTGTGCGCGCTCGAGCCGACACTGACCGAACGCCTTCTGGCCCGGTTCAGCGATGCCGTCCTCGGAGCGACCGCACCGGGCGAGCAGTTGATGATGAGGGTCCGCCGTGCAGGAGGCCAATGCGGGATCGCGATCAGCAGGCCCCGTTCGACCATCCTGGCGACGCGCGACGACCTGCTCGACCCGGAATTCACCATCGGGGATTCCGATCGCGGTTTGCTCGGGCTCGGTTTTTCGCTTCGGCTGGTAAATGGCCTCGTCGAGCTCGCCGGCGGTACACTCGACATCAACGACCAGTATCTGACGCTTCTCCTGCCCCTGGTGGAGCGAGATCAGGGTTAG
- a CDS encoding DUF488 domain-containing protein → MKLFTIGYEGATMDEFLSALREAGVERVIDVRALPLSRRPGFSKTPLKNALAQAGIEYVHLRALGTPADGRAAARAGHQERLGRIYAAQLELPEAIVAAEEMKALAGERPSALLCFERDPGGCHRTLLWRAAVPDAEIVDLFA, encoded by the coding sequence ATGAAACTGTTCACGATCGGATATGAAGGCGCGACGATGGACGAGTTCCTGTCGGCGCTCCGCGAGGCGGGCGTCGAGCGGGTAATTGACGTTCGCGCACTGCCGCTGTCGCGTCGCCCCGGATTCTCCAAGACCCCGCTCAAGAATGCACTCGCCCAAGCGGGAATCGAATATGTCCACCTGCGGGCGCTCGGGACTCCAGCGGACGGCAGGGCCGCTGCCCGTGCCGGCCATCAAGAGCGGCTCGGAAGGATCTACGCCGCGCAGCTGGAGCTTCCGGAAGCGATCGTTGCCGCGGAAGAAATGAAGGCGCTGGCCGGCGAGCGGCCAAGCGCCTTGCTCTGTTTCGAACGCGACCCCGGCGGCTGCCACCGCACGCTGCTTTGGCGTGCGGCCGTGCCGGACGCAGAGATCGTGGACCTTTTCGCCTAG
- a CDS encoding uracil-DNA glycosylase family protein, with protein MAGDTHTSDAREAAALLSWWIESGVDVAIGEEPRDWRRRPPPAQAEALMQSVTTENEAIPADFVAFRSWLEESTDLPLSASAARRVLPRGEAGAEIMLMTDVASSEDDGEPIGGEAWLLTKRMLAAIGFSADQAYLANLSCFSSPGTSLGGADLERCVEIARQHIALVAPKRLVLFGDGPSRAFLGGTVTQRRNKIHKVEGARTIATFAPRWLLQRPADKALAWRDLLLLMEE; from the coding sequence ATGGCCGGCGACACACATACAAGCGACGCGCGCGAAGCTGCAGCGCTCCTCAGCTGGTGGATCGAATCCGGAGTTGACGTCGCGATCGGCGAGGAGCCGCGTGATTGGCGGCGGCGACCGCCCCCGGCTCAGGCGGAAGCGCTGATGCAATCGGTGACAACCGAGAATGAGGCGATTCCGGCGGATTTTGTCGCGTTTCGAAGCTGGCTGGAGGAGTCCACCGACCTGCCGCTGTCGGCTTCAGCGGCGCGAAGGGTATTGCCCCGCGGCGAAGCTGGTGCCGAGATCATGCTGATGACCGACGTTGCCTCTTCCGAAGACGATGGCGAACCCATCGGTGGGGAAGCATGGCTTCTGACGAAACGGATGCTCGCCGCGATCGGCTTTAGCGCCGACCAGGCATACCTCGCCAACCTCTCGTGCTTTTCGAGCCCCGGCACCAGTCTTGGCGGCGCCGACCTGGAGCGCTGCGTCGAGATCGCTCGGCAGCATATTGCGCTCGTGGCGCCGAAGCGGCTCGTGCTTTTCGGCGACGGCCCGTCCCGCGCCTTTCTGGGCGGCACGGTCACGCAGAGGCGCAACAAAATTCACAAGGTGGAGGGGGCGCGGACGATCGCCACCTTTGCTCCGCGGTGGCTGCTGCAACGGCCTGCCGACAAGGCATTGGCGTGGCGCGACCTGCTGCTACTGATGGAAGAATGA
- a CDS encoding pyruvate dehydrogenase complex E1 component subunit beta, with protein MAVELKMPALSPTMEEGTLAKWLVKEGDEVASGDVLAEIETDKATMEFEAVDEGTISKIVVPEGTDGVKVGTVIALMGGEGGEAAAPTPDPEVAQKPSDQQTEPTPAPKADTGTKQLTPRVAADPDVPAGTEMVSTTVREALRDAMAEEMRKDDRVFVMGEEVAQYQGAYKVTQGLLEEFGPRRVIDTPITEYGFAGLGSGAAMGGLKPVIEFMTFNFAMQAIDHIINSAAKTNYMSGGQMRCPIVFRGPNGAASRVGAQHSQNYGPWYASVPGLIVIAPYDAADAKGLLKAAIRSEDPVVFLENELLYGHSFDVPKIDDYVLPIGKARIMREGHDVTLVSYSIGVGVALEAAETLSGEGVEAEVIDLRTLRPLDKQAVLTSLAKTNRLVVVEEGWPTCSIASEIIAVCMEEGFDDLDAPVGRVNNADVPLPYAANLEKMALIKADDVVKAAKAVLYR; from the coding sequence ATGGCCGTCGAATTGAAAATGCCGGCGCTCTCCCCGACCATGGAAGAGGGCACACTGGCGAAATGGCTGGTCAAGGAAGGCGACGAAGTAGCGTCAGGCGATGTCCTGGCCGAAATCGAAACCGACAAGGCGACGATGGAGTTCGAAGCCGTCGATGAGGGCACGATCAGCAAGATCGTCGTTCCGGAAGGCACGGACGGCGTGAAGGTCGGGACGGTCATTGCGCTGATGGGCGGCGAGGGCGGCGAAGCTGCCGCTCCAACGCCGGACCCCGAAGTTGCGCAGAAGCCGTCAGACCAGCAGACCGAGCCGACGCCGGCACCGAAGGCCGACACCGGCACAAAGCAGCTCACGCCCCGCGTTGCTGCCGATCCGGACGTGCCAGCGGGAACGGAAATGGTCTCGACCACGGTTCGCGAGGCGCTCCGCGATGCGATGGCCGAAGAGATGCGGAAAGACGACCGCGTCTTCGTGATGGGCGAAGAGGTCGCGCAATATCAGGGCGCCTATAAGGTGACGCAGGGCCTGCTCGAGGAGTTCGGGCCGCGCCGGGTGATCGACACGCCGATCACCGAATATGGCTTCGCCGGCCTCGGCTCGGGAGCCGCCATGGGCGGGCTGAAGCCGGTCATCGAGTTCATGACTTTCAACTTCGCGATGCAGGCGATCGATCACATCATCAATTCGGCCGCCAAGACCAACTACATGTCCGGCGGCCAGATGCGCTGCCCGATCGTGTTCCGCGGCCCCAATGGCGCCGCGAGCCGGGTCGGCGCGCAGCACAGCCAGAATTACGGGCCGTGGTATGCCTCCGTACCGGGCCTCATCGTAATTGCCCCTTACGACGCGGCCGATGCGAAGGGCCTATTGAAGGCTGCGATCCGCAGCGAAGACCCCGTCGTATTCCTAGAAAACGAGCTGCTCTACGGCCATTCGTTCGATGTCCCGAAGATTGACGACTACGTCCTTCCGATCGGCAAGGCGCGGATCATGCGCGAGGGCCATGACGTCACTTTGGTCAGCTATTCGATCGGCGTCGGGGTCGCGCTGGAAGCAGCAGAAACGCTTAGCGGCGAGGGCGTGGAGGCCGAAGTCATCGATCTTCGTACGTTACGTCCGCTCGACAAGCAGGCGGTGCTGACCTCTCTCGCCAAGACCAACCGCCTCGTCGTCGTCGAGGAAGGCTGGCCGACCTGTTCGATCGCCAGCGAGATCATCGCCGTCTGCATGGAAGAGGGCTTCGACGACCTCGACGCGCCAGTTGGACGGGTCAACAACGCCGACGTGCCCCTGCCTTACGCCGCCAACTTGGAGAAGATGGCGCTGATCAAGGCGGATGACGTCGTGAAGGCGGCCAAGGCGGTCCTCTATCGCTGA
- a CDS encoding electron transfer flavoprotein-ubiquinone oxidoreductase: protein MSDRESMEYDVVVVGAGPAGLASAIRLKQLAAESGREISVCILEKGGEVGAHILSGAVIDPRGLNELISDWKDKGAPVGVPVTDNLHWVLSAKGKYSIPHWLMPPFMSNKDTYTCSLGNLTRWLATQAEELGVEIFPGFAAAEVLFHDDGSVKGVATGDMGVARDGKHRPDYQPGMELHARYTFLAEGARGHLTKELTRIFDLRKDCGPQVYGLGIKELWDVPAEKHKPGRVIHSQGWPLDDAWGGGFLYHQENGQVALGFVTALDYSNPYLSPFEEFQRWKTHPAIRAEIEGGKRASYGARAINEGGWQAIPTLAFPGGALVGCAAGFVNVPRIKGSHTAIKSGMLAAESAFKAITADRRSDVLSDYEPAVRSSWIADELKKVRNAQPAVSRWGGTIGTLFAGFDMWLNAIGLRTPWTLKHHADHTTLRRKDEVRPIVYPKADGALTFDRLSSVFISNTNHEEDQPVHLTLKDADVPIAVNLALYDAPEQRYCPAGVYEIVEESGKPRLQINAQNCVHCKTCDIKDPTQNINWVVPEGGGGPNYPNM, encoded by the coding sequence ATGAGCGACCGCGAATCGATGGAATATGACGTTGTCGTGGTCGGCGCAGGTCCTGCCGGGCTAGCCTCGGCGATTCGATTGAAGCAACTCGCTGCCGAGAGCGGGCGCGAAATTTCCGTCTGCATTCTGGAAAAGGGCGGGGAAGTCGGGGCGCACATCCTGTCCGGCGCAGTCATCGATCCACGAGGGCTGAATGAGCTTATTTCCGACTGGAAGGACAAAGGCGCGCCGGTCGGCGTGCCGGTGACCGATAATCTTCACTGGGTGCTGAGCGCCAAGGGCAAATATTCGATCCCGCACTGGCTGATGCCGCCGTTCATGTCGAACAAGGACACCTACACCTGCAGCCTCGGCAACCTGACGCGGTGGCTGGCAACCCAGGCCGAGGAACTGGGCGTCGAGATCTTCCCCGGCTTCGCGGCGGCCGAAGTCCTGTTCCACGACGATGGCAGCGTTAAGGGCGTCGCGACGGGCGACATGGGTGTCGCCCGCGACGGCAAGCACCGCCCCGACTATCAGCCCGGAATGGAGCTCCATGCCCGCTACACTTTCCTGGCGGAGGGTGCGCGCGGCCACCTGACCAAGGAGTTGACCCGGATCTTTGACCTTCGAAAGGACTGCGGCCCTCAGGTTTACGGTCTTGGGATCAAGGAATTATGGGATGTTCCTGCGGAGAAACATAAGCCGGGCAGGGTAATCCATTCGCAGGGGTGGCCGCTCGACGATGCTTGGGGCGGGGGCTTCCTCTATCACCAGGAAAACGGGCAGGTCGCGCTCGGCTTCGTCACCGCGCTCGACTATTCGAACCCCTACCTTTCGCCGTTCGAGGAATTCCAGCGCTGGAAAACCCATCCGGCAATCCGCGCCGAGATCGAAGGCGGCAAGCGCGCATCCTACGGTGCGCGCGCCATCAACGAGGGCGGCTGGCAGGCGATCCCGACGCTCGCCTTTCCCGGCGGAGCGCTGGTCGGCTGTGCCGCAGGCTTCGTCAACGTCCCGCGGATCAAAGGAAGCCACACGGCGATCAAGTCCGGGATGCTTGCCGCCGAATCCGCGTTCAAGGCGATCACGGCCGATCGTCGCTCTGACGTGCTTTCCGACTATGAGCCCGCGGTTCGCTCAAGCTGGATCGCCGACGAACTGAAGAAGGTCCGCAATGCCCAGCCCGCGGTTTCGCGCTGGGGCGGCACGATCGGGACCCTCTTCGCCGGATTTGATATGTGGCTCAACGCCATAGGACTTCGAACGCCGTGGACCTTGAAGCATCATGCGGATCACACGACACTTCGCCGCAAGGACGAGGTTCGACCGATCGTCTATCCCAAGGCCGACGGTGCACTGACTTTCGACCGGCTTTCCTCGGTATTCATCTCGAACACCAATCATGAGGAAGACCAACCGGTTCACCTGACGCTCAAGGACGCCGACGTACCGATTGCGGTGAACCTCGCCCTCTACGACGCGCCGGAGCAGCGTTATTGCCCTGCCGGGGTGTATGAGATTGTCGAGGAAAGCGGGAAACCGCGCTTGCAGATCAACGCGCAGAACTGCGTCCACTGCAAGACGTGCGACATCAAGGACCCGACCCAGAACATCAACTGGGTCGTTCCCGAAGGCGGTGGAGGCCCCAATTACCCGAATATGTAG
- a CDS encoding lytic transglycosylase domain-containing protein, producing MMILSRFSAVALLALASPSLAQDPLAPSPEEESDEDEPVLTTPEPAAPVQPPAPKPLVVPKDWRGVFAAIRSGDWPAADAGIAALPDHVLKPVAKAELYTAKNSPKVELGPIVQLLSEAPDLPQAEQLQRMAFSRGATEAPGIARAARMIPLGAAPRRHRSRPVNGDPVADQLRAALEPLVKDNLAPQAEALYQQSAALLTAEGRAEAAQRVAWIYYLVGRDADAKRVAEAGISGVTGDWAAQAQWIAGLADWRLNNCDSAAGHFRAVAYSQAESELRAAGAYWAGRAEQACRRPANVEPMMKLAARAPDSFYGLLARETLGMSKALPPPSPASSRIESLPNIRRANELAAIGERSLAEQMIRHQARIGNPSDHGALIAKARTMELPATAYWLAHNGPQGARVSAADRFPLPRWAPSGGWRIDPAWAWAHARQESDFRHAAVSPAGAVGLMQVRPGTAGDFARARGVAVGNLSDPATNLEYGQSFIELMRRNAATQGQMVKIIAAYNAGPVPVTRWNYINHRNDPLLWIESLNYWETRYYVPAVLRNLWVYEGLRGTPQTTLHELAQGRWPSFPTYRR from the coding sequence ATGATGATTCTAAGCCGGTTCTCCGCAGTCGCGCTGCTTGCTCTCGCCTCGCCATCTCTGGCCCAGGATCCCTTGGCTCCTTCGCCTGAAGAAGAAAGCGACGAGGATGAGCCGGTCCTGACCACCCCCGAGCCGGCCGCGCCGGTACAGCCACCCGCTCCGAAGCCTCTTGTCGTACCCAAGGACTGGCGCGGGGTGTTCGCCGCGATTCGCAGTGGCGACTGGCCGGCAGCCGACGCGGGCATCGCCGCGCTCCCGGATCACGTGCTGAAGCCCGTCGCCAAGGCCGAGCTCTACACGGCGAAGAACAGCCCGAAGGTTGAGCTTGGACCCATCGTGCAACTGCTGTCGGAAGCGCCGGACCTGCCGCAGGCCGAGCAGCTGCAGCGAATGGCCTTCAGCCGCGGCGCGACAGAGGCGCCGGGTATCGCTCGCGCGGCCCGGATGATCCCGCTCGGGGCTGCCCCACGGCGCCACCGCTCGCGCCCGGTCAACGGGGATCCGGTCGCCGACCAGTTGCGCGCTGCGCTGGAGCCGCTGGTTAAGGACAATCTCGCCCCCCAGGCCGAGGCGCTTTACCAGCAAAGCGCCGCGTTGCTGACGGCGGAAGGACGTGCCGAAGCGGCGCAGCGCGTCGCGTGGATATATTACCTCGTGGGCCGCGATGCCGATGCCAAGCGCGTCGCCGAGGCCGGAATTTCCGGTGTCACCGGCGACTGGGCCGCGCAGGCGCAATGGATCGCGGGCCTCGCCGACTGGCGCCTCAACAACTGCGACAGTGCCGCCGGCCACTTTCGCGCCGTCGCCTACAGCCAGGCAGAAAGCGAGCTTCGCGCGGCCGGCGCTTATTGGGCGGGGCGGGCCGAGCAGGCCTGCCGGCGACCCGCCAATGTGGAGCCGATGATGAAGCTTGCGGCGCGCGCGCCGGATAGTTTCTACGGCCTGCTTGCGCGCGAGACCTTGGGCATGTCGAAAGCCCTTCCCCCACCTTCGCCCGCGTCGAGCCGCATCGAATCGCTGCCGAATATCCGCCGCGCCAACGAGCTTGCGGCGATTGGCGAGCGAAGCCTTGCCGAACAGATGATCCGCCACCAGGCACGGATCGGCAATCCTTCCGATCACGGTGCGCTGATTGCCAAGGCGCGGACGATGGAGCTTCCGGCAACCGCTTACTGGCTTGCCCATAACGGGCCGCAAGGTGCGCGCGTATCGGCGGCCGACCGCTTCCCCCTGCCGCGCTGGGCGCCGAGCGGCGGCTGGCGGATCGACCCCGCCTGGGCCTGGGCCCATGCCCGCCAGGAAAGCGATTTTCGTCATGCGGCGGTTAGCCCGGCTGGCGCCGTCGGCCTGATGCAGGTGCGGCCCGGAACGGCGGGCGACTTCGCCCGCGCACGTGGAGTAGCGGTGGGAAACCTTTCCGACCCGGCGACCAACCTGGAATATGGCCAGAGCTTCATCGAGCTGATGCGGCGCAATGCCGCCACTCAGGGCCAGATGGTGAAGATCATCGCCGCCTATAATGCCGGCCCCGTTCCCGTGACCCGGTGGAACTACATCAATCACCGGAACGATCCCCTGCTGTGGATCGAGAGCCTCAATTATTGGGAAACCCGCTATTACGTACCGGCAGTTCTGAGAAACCTCTGGGTTTACGAAGGGTTGCGGGGCACTCCGCAGACGACGTTGCATGAATTGGCGCAGGGTCGTTGGCCCAGCTTTCCGACGTATCGTCGCTGA
- a CDS encoding M28 family peptidase, whose product MNRIPSAALFLAAASAPLFAQTRPTPAPLAVDPVVARLRDDALANDHYAWDITEGLTTEVGQRMAGTEAEARARNWSVAKLKSLGFSNVRIEEFTVPTAIRGAESAEILAPFPQKMVVNALGGSGVTGPEGVTGEVVGFDSVDSLRLAPEESVRGKIVFVDHRMTPTQDGSGYGQFGAPRRQGPTIASQKGAIAIVIRSIGTDHNRTPHTGSMEFANGAKPIPAGALSVPDAEQLERILKRGKPVTMRLRLQAQRMQGASGNVIAELPGSDPALAPVLVGCHLDSWDLGTGAIDDASGCGIVAAAAKRIMNAGKPKRTIRVVWFGAEEIGLLGGLDYQAKHGKEPHYALAESDFGADRIWQVNSKLGTERREEARMLGAALAPLGILTGSLETAEGSDIGPMIAAGVPGVGLSQDGTRYFDLHHTANDTLDKIDPVQLRQNVAAWTAMLAVLSGPIEPVKLKRRRVR is encoded by the coding sequence ATGAATCGCATTCCGTCTGCGGCCTTGTTCCTTGCCGCCGCCTCCGCCCCCCTGTTCGCGCAGACACGGCCCACCCCTGCTCCGCTGGCAGTCGACCCGGTCGTTGCCCGATTGCGCGACGATGCGCTCGCCAACGACCATTATGCCTGGGACATTACCGAGGGCCTGACCACCGAAGTCGGGCAACGCATGGCCGGGACCGAGGCAGAGGCCCGAGCGCGAAACTGGTCCGTCGCAAAGCTGAAGTCACTCGGATTCAGCAACGTGCGGATCGAGGAGTTCACTGTTCCAACCGCCATCCGCGGCGCCGAAAGCGCGGAGATCCTCGCGCCGTTCCCGCAAAAGATGGTCGTAAACGCGCTCGGCGGAAGCGGCGTGACTGGGCCGGAGGGCGTAACCGGCGAGGTGGTCGGTTTCGACAGCGTCGACTCGCTGCGCCTTGCGCCGGAAGAGAGCGTTCGCGGCAAGATCGTCTTCGTCGATCACCGAATGACACCGACGCAGGACGGCTCGGGCTACGGCCAGTTCGGCGCGCCCCGCCGGCAAGGCCCAACGATCGCCAGCCAGAAGGGCGCGATCGCAATCGTCATTCGCTCGATCGGGACGGATCATAACCGCACCCCCCACACCGGTTCGATGGAGTTCGCCAATGGCGCCAAACCGATTCCGGCCGGCGCGCTGAGCGTTCCCGATGCCGAACAGCTGGAACGGATCCTGAAGCGCGGCAAGCCGGTCACGATGCGGCTCCGCCTCCAGGCCCAGCGCATGCAGGGCGCGTCGGGGAATGTCATTGCCGAGCTGCCGGGCAGCGACCCAGCTCTCGCCCCCGTCCTCGTCGGCTGTCACCTCGACAGCTGGGACCTCGGCACCGGTGCGATCGACGACGCGTCGGGCTGCGGGATCGTGGCGGCCGCTGCAAAACGCATCATGAATGCTGGCAAGCCGAAGCGGACAATCCGGGTCGTTTGGTTCGGGGCGGAAGAAATCGGCCTTCTCGGCGGCCTCGACTATCAGGCGAAGCACGGCAAGGAGCCGCATTACGCGCTTGCCGAGAGCGACTTCGGCGCGGACCGCATCTGGCAGGTCAACAGCAAGTTGGGGACTGAGCGCCGCGAGGAAGCGCGCATGCTTGGCGCTGCGCTTGCGCCGCTTGGAATCCTGACGGGATCGTTGGAGACGGCAGAGGGGTCCGACATCGGCCCGATGATCGCTGCCGGGGTTCCGGGCGTTGGCCTTAGCCAGGACGGGACCCGCTATTTCGACCTGCACCATACCGCCAACGATACGCTCGACAAGATCGATCCCGTCCAGCTTCGCCAGAATGTCGCCGCATGGACGGCGATGCTGGCGGTTCTTTCGGGCCCGATCGAACCGGTGAAGCTGAAACGCCGCCGCGTGCGTTAA